In Candidatus Polarisedimenticolia bacterium, the genomic window TGAAACCGGGACCGGTGGCGGTCATCGTGCCCAGATAGCCCGAAGCGCCGCTCTTCAGGCGGAAGAGCATCGACGTCGTGTCATCGCTGTCCACGGCGACGACGCGCCGGAAGCTCTGACAGAACACGCTGTCGATGGGGCCCCCGAGGTCGATGATGCCGTCGATGGCGTGCACGCCCATCGGGGTGAGACCGCCGCACGGTGTTTCTTCCTTGTCCGCGCGCCACGCGTCGGCCTTGAGCGCCAGCGCGTTGGGGAAGGTCATCGTGGCTTCGAAGTGTTCGACCACGCCGAGGTCGCCCGAGTCGATCCGCTGGCGCAGCGCCGTCATCTCCGGATGGAAGCGGCGGTTGTAGCCGAGGCCGAGCGTGACGCCCGCCTTCCTGGTGGCCGCCACGGCCGCGTCGGCGTCGGCCTTGTGCAGCGCGAACGGCTTTTCGCAGAACACGTGCTTGCCGGCCTGCGCCGCCGCAATCACCTGCGGCGAGTGCATCGAGTGCGGCGTGGCCAGCACGATGGCGTCAATCGACTTGTCGCCGAGCAGCGCCTCGAAGCT contains:
- a CDS encoding Gfo/Idh/MocA family oxidoreductase; the protein is MIRAAMVGLGWWGRTIVESVQGTSDVIQFVAGATRTKSPEVTAFAEAQKLKMADSFEALLGDKSIDAIVLATPHSMHSPQVIAAAQAGKHVFCEKPFALHKADADAAVAATRKAGVTLGLGYNRRFHPEMTALRQRIDSGDLGVVEHFEATMTFPNALALKADAWRADKEETPCGGLTPMGVHAIDGIIDLGGPIDSVFCQSFRRVVAVDSDDTTSMLFRLKSGASGYLGTMTATGPGF